The following coding sequences lie in one Catharus ustulatus isolate bCatUst1 chromosome 5, bCatUst1.pri.v2, whole genome shotgun sequence genomic window:
- the FAM149A gene encoding LOW QUALITY PROTEIN: protein FAM149A (The sequence of the model RefSeq protein was modified relative to this genomic sequence to represent the inferred CDS: inserted 1 base in 1 codon) codes for MLFEGKVTSQTEHLQAECADWVEQFPHIRGLGKQLLVPKDEGFQHFQSRNDAHVDTKCVPGLLECTGHIKELCISGSKLIPTASPIHTSLDSSSTSISALDSAIYSFLEEEIYDEDGKIEEYLAFDDKELEDEIWEQKKMRLSEKRCKRGIPPVSPNACIKDAVASEVFDHIWSNVIGILEELIKKNWETSIPECDQQIEKLKTVTAKLQHLXVIHITADAGTIPLSRGSEARSVSFGAHSVSSQVHRFSSNLCSDLNGVMTIQAIPLQQRHAATAEKIQNQQEDKQYSIASSTPNSAHARAGKISDSNVLSSSPALLASSRKLPRIPSLTSDQPGSEVPNMSNDEICKGTKLVGSWDRLSPARALATRNKLPPINSEGVEQYGSVPRKQQSSHQERDTHNRVSSAVAGRTEHQPFRERTATVAQFSRPNTTHTFRRDTPQKKSLTPVDFANHRRTSQGFLITGSQNYSRSFQRNPPTSRKRFQVAS; via the exons ATGCTGTTTGAAGGAAAAGTGACCTCTCAAACAGAGCACCTGCAGGCAGAATGTGCAGATTGGGTGGAACAATTTCCTCATATAAG g GGTTTAGGAAAGCAGCTTCTAGTGCCAAAGGATGAAGGctttcagcattttcagagcagaaatgaTGCCCATGTAGATACTAAGTGTGTGCCTGGCCTCCTTGAATGTACTGGTCATATAAAAGa gctctGCATTTCAGGCTCTAAACTGATTCCAACAGCATCTCCAATACATACATCACTGGATTCAAGTTCCACTAGTATTTCTGCTTTAGACTCAGCCATATATTCTTTCCTGGAGGAAGAAATTTATGATGAGGATGGAAAAATAGAGGAGTATCTTGCCTTTGACGACAAGGAACT TGAGGATGAGATTtgggaacaaaagaaaatgcgTCTTTCTGAGAAGAGGTGTAAGCGTGGCATTCCCCCTGTTTCTCCCAATGCCTGTATCAAAGATGCTGTGGCTTCTGAAGTATTTGATCATATCTGGAGCAATGTCATTGGAATATTGGAggaactgattaaaaaaaattgggaaactAGTATCCCAG AGTGTGACCAACaaatagaaaaactgaaaactgtTACAGCAAAACTGCAGCATT CAGTCATTCATATTACAGCAGATGCTGGGACCATTCCTCTTTCCAGAGGCTCTGAAGCACGAAGTGTATCTTTTGGGGCTCATTCTGTTTCATCACAG GTTCACCGTTTCTCCAGCAACCTCTGTAGTGATCTGAACGGTGTGATGACAATTCAAGCAATACCACTCCAACAGAGGCATGCTGCCACtgcagaaaaaataca GAATCAGCAAGAAGACAAACAATATAGCATTGCCTCCAGCACTCCAAATTCAGCACATGCTAGGGCAGGGAAAATTTCTGATAGCAATGTTCTCTCAtcatctccagctctgctggcatcTTCTAGAAAACTACCAAGGATACCTTCTCTCACCTCTGACCAACCCGGCTCAGAAGTTCCTAATATGTCCAATGATGAAATCTGTAAAGGGACAAAATT GGTTGGCAGCTGGGATCGTTTGTCTCCTGCTCGTGCGCTGGCAACCCGGAACAAGTTACCACCAATAAATTCTGAGGGTGTTGAACAATATGGTTCAGTACCTCGAAAGCAACAGAGCTCT CATCAAGAACGAGATACTCATAACAGAGTGTCAAGTGCAGTAGCTGGCAGGACAGAGCACCAGCCATTCAGAGAAAGAACTGCTACTGTCGCTCAATTTTCAAGACCAAACACAACTCATACGTTCAGG AGGGACACACCTCAGAAGAAGTCACTGACTCCTGTGGATTTTGCTAACCATAGAAGAACCAGTCAAGGATTTTTGATAACAG GTTCACAGAATTACTCCAGATCCTTTCAGAGAAATCCTCCAACCTCAAGGAAGAGATTTCAGGTTGCTTCTTAA